GGACGTCGTGTTCCCGGATAAATGTCGGTGAGAGGAGGAGCAGACAGCTCGGAATATAATCAGTTTCATACACATGCTCTCGCTTCGGTACCTCTCGGAGAATCGTCCGCCCGCCAAGTGCCAATGGGAACCGGACGCCTGCATTGTGGACTTCTCCGGAGGTCGCGTACAAGTTTACGCCGCCGACTGCGGCGACCCGTTCGTTGCGCTCCGCCGTCTTGACGAGCGGAGTAAGGAAGTCCTCCGTGACGACCGTATCGTTGTTCAACAGCAGCACATAATCTGTATCCCGTTCGAGTGCACGTTCGATGCCGACGTTGTTTCCGGCCGCAAATCCGAGGTTCCGATCGTTGAAAATGAACTCACACCACGGGAATTCGTTCGCGAGTCGATCCCCGGACCCATCGGTCGAGCCGTTGTCGACCACGATCACGTTGGCATTCGGATAATCAATCGACTCGAGGGAAGCGAGGCACTCGGCGGTGTCGTCGTAGCTTTCCCAGTTGAGGATGATAATATCAACTGCTGGCCAGTCGGTTCGCTCGGTATCAGAGAGCTCGTGTGCATCGCCGTGGCCGCTCATGTGAGTGTAATCATATAGTAGAATTTGGAGAAGTATAAGTAGGATATTAATTATCTGAGCGGAGTCGAGGTCGTCGAAGTGAACGGCCGGACGCTTGTGACGAAGTCGGGACGGTATCCGAAAGCGGCTCCGAACGGTGACACAGCTGCCAGGTAGAATGTACTTACTCACGCATGACGGACGGTTGAGCAGACGACAGTACGGTCCTCTTGGTGGATATACTCGGCCGCCGAGACGCCACTGTGAAACCCCCGAGAAACCGACCGCCAGCTCCCCCGGCACTCGACAGTGCGAGGTTAATCACTGACTGTTATTATGAGAGGCCATGCAATCATGGCTCTGATGGCAGTGGATGGCAAATGGACACGAGTAGGGCCGCTTCGGCCGCCTTCTGACCTCGTCGTCCTCGCACTCTTCGTTGTGACAACCGGGGTGGTCATTTTTGTGCCACCGTTGAATTCAACACTGCTCAGACCTGCACTGACACTCGTTTTTGTCCTCTTTGTACCGGGCTACGTCGTCGTCTCGGCACTGTTCCCTCGGGAACGGTTGACGAAGGGCGACCAGGAGAAGATAGACAGCTACCTAATCGGGAGCCGAAAGTCCAGTCTCGGTCGGTTAGAACGGTTCGTCCTCTCGTTCGGGGCCAGTGTCTCGCTCGTCATCCTCGTCGGATTAGTACTCGGTTTGACACCGGGTAGACTCAACCGCGTCACGCTGTTCGTGGTTCTCGCCGCGTTCACGTTCCTCGGGAGCCTCGTGGTGATGTGGCAGCGACTGAGGGTCCCGTCGGACGAGCGGTTTCGTCTCTCGTTCGGTCCAGTAATCGAAGCAGTTCATTCCGGGGTGTTCGAACACCGGAGCACTGTTGAAGCGGTCGTAAATGTCGCACTCGTCTCAGCAGTATTACTCGCTGTGATAACCGTCGGCGTGGGACTCGGCCAACAGGAGGAGGCGGGGATTACGGAGTTCTATCTCCTCTCCGAGAACGAAGACGGCGAGTTCGTCGCTTCGGAGTACCCCTCCGCTCTCACGCGCGGAGAACGGCACTCGTTTGCCGTAGCGATAAACAATCAGGAGGGCGAACAGCGGGAGTACACGACCGTCGTCCTCCTCCAACGCCTGCAGACAGGTGACGGAAGCGCCGAAGTGACTGCGAGGACCGAACTACACCGTTTCGAGACGACGGTCGAAGATAACGAGACCCGGCAGATCGAGCACTCGGTCACTCCAAAGGTCACCGGCGAAAACTACCGTGTGGTCTACCTGCTCTACGCCGACGAGCCACCGGAGAGACCAACTGCCGAGAACTCATACCGGAATCTCCACCTCTGGGTCGAAATCGAGAGCGATCGCTGACGGAGACTCACTGGAGTTATAGTTCAAGGCCAACACTTGTGGGGAAAGAGACGGACCACGCGACAGTCGATTATTGAAGGAGGACTGCCATATCAAAGCACCTCTTCACTAGAGCGCTCACTGGACAGCTCGTGCTTCGACGTTGCATATCGAATGTTGTGTCATCGAGTTTGAAGCGCCTCTCCATCCTCCCTGTCTGCGACCATGCCAACCTCCCCAGTCGTGTATACCTTATTCTCGGTCTGGACGAAGTCCCGCATCCAGTCCTCTGAGACGAGGAAGGTAACGAGCGAGAATTTTTCCGGGATCAGTCTGAGGCTGTGATCGGGCCACCGTTGTCGGTACAGGAGAAGGTCACCACTCGTTTCGATGTGATCGTCTTCGCTTGTGAACCCCGTCGCCTCAACGCCGTATCGACCGAGGCCGATATCCGAGTGCCAGTCAGTTCCGACCGTCACGTCCCTTTGTTCGATGAATCTGGCGGACTGTTCAAGGCTTCTCATCTCCACGTCGGTGAACTCCTTTTGCTGCTCGGGCAGGGTCCGCGACTCCCAGAGGTCAGGGCCGGCGTGAAGTCCGTAGAGGTCGTCAGCCGCGACGACAGGGGATGCCGTCGCGAGTAGTACGAACACGAGGACTGCCGGAACGAATTTGCGGGTCGAGGTACTGGTGACCGAGAATAGCCTGGTAAGCCCGATACCGACGACGAAGGCGACGAAGACGCTCAGCGGTAGCTGGAAGCGTTTGATACCGACCGCCGCGATAGGCGTTCGAAGCAGTACCACTGAGCCCAGAAGCCCAACCAGTATAAACGCCATCGGTCGCTTGTATTCAGCAGG
This DNA window, taken from Haloarcula ordinaria, encodes the following:
- a CDS encoding glycosyltransferase family 2 protein encodes the protein MSGHGDAHELSDTERTDWPAVDIIILNWESYDDTAECLASLESIDYPNANVIVVDNGSTDGSGDRLANEFPWCEFIFNDRNLGFAAGNNVGIERALERDTDYVLLLNNDTVVTEDFLTPLVKTAERNERVAAVGGVNLYATSGEVHNAGVRFPLALGGRTILREVPKREHVYETDYIPSCLLLLSPTFIREHDVLNEDYFIGMEDIDLAWQAREHGWKVLINPDSVIYHKTGMTSTNSPFLTYHTYRNRLRFASSRLSFAERLVFVFSLLVQTVGSLFLWVAKSERDMIRATGAAVLDHVYDRDFRSHSQL
- a CDS encoding DUF1616 domain-containing protein gives rise to the protein MALMAVDGKWTRVGPLRPPSDLVVLALFVVTTGVVIFVPPLNSTLLRPALTLVFVLFVPGYVVVSALFPRERLTKGDQEKIDSYLIGSRKSSLGRLERFVLSFGASVSLVILVGLVLGLTPGRLNRVTLFVVLAAFTFLGSLVVMWQRLRVPSDERFRLSFGPVIEAVHSGVFEHRSTVEAVVNVALVSAVLLAVITVGVGLGQQEEAGITEFYLLSENEDGEFVASEYPSALTRGERHSFAVAINNQEGEQREYTTVVLLQRLQTGDGSAEVTARTELHRFETTVEDNETRQIEHSVTPKVTGENYRVVYLLYADEPPERPTAENSYRNLHLWVEIESDR